From the Oleiharenicola lentus genome, one window contains:
- a CDS encoding CHASE2 domain-containing protein, with protein sequence MSAAVAQPKKRKLDWRILLLLPVPILWGWLAQEGHLQKAENLLLDQRYRIRGNLAAPVKVYYVDVDTRGIQRIGERPWDRARFAEAAQLLIEKGGAKSVAFDFVFSELAHSELVNREKAVAGNTALAKISRRYPQIVFAAQYTGGEARTQHGTRKFPLLRLGFTNREKNDIPELPAYPIVSPLRSGTLGLIDIDYDFQDDQVPRWAPLFAEAALTDFWHMGLQLACIELGVPPGSLRRAGAHIEIFNPESGEVLRRIPVTDQQLLEINWFSDWDDQNYNPRSSIADVLIAGEWLNSENPDERKQAEEFFPRFAGATVLIGPVDPLLQDLAPTPFDGDPVPKVGGHGNLIKTIISEQYLQRTPPWVMWAGVLGLSIVVTSLAVSGGARSLLAKLIALLVIAAYAIIGIHQFSENHLILPMAAPLGAAFSTGFIAILWQLLQEEKQKGRIKNMFGTYLAPELVNRMVESKEDPQLGGHEEIITAYFSDIQSFSTFSELMPASQLVDLMNEYLTACTDIVQEERGTLDKYIGDAVVAIYGAPLPVPDHAFRACTATIRVQKAIEELRQKWRSEGNKWPPIVHYLRARLGLNTGSAIVGNMGSRSRFSYTMMGDNVNLAARMESGAKSLGVYTMITEATKLEAEKHGGDKIVFRFLDKIVVKGRTLPVPVYEVMGFRADLPQTAADCLGLHAQAIERYLAQDWDGAIQVFTKSAALEPYQPSKAHFIESNPSLIMIERCHKMKEHPPAPNWDGVFTMKEK encoded by the coding sequence GTGTCCGCAGCCGTGGCGCAGCCGAAGAAAAGAAAACTCGATTGGCGGATCCTGTTGCTGCTGCCCGTGCCAATCCTCTGGGGCTGGCTGGCGCAGGAAGGCCATCTGCAGAAAGCGGAAAATTTGCTGCTGGATCAGCGCTACCGGATCCGCGGCAACCTCGCGGCCCCGGTGAAGGTCTATTACGTGGATGTGGACACCCGTGGCATTCAGCGAATCGGTGAGCGGCCGTGGGACCGGGCCCGGTTTGCAGAAGCCGCCCAGCTGCTGATCGAAAAGGGCGGGGCCAAGTCTGTCGCCTTTGATTTCGTGTTTTCCGAACTGGCGCATTCCGAATTGGTGAATCGAGAAAAGGCGGTGGCGGGCAATACCGCGCTGGCGAAGATTTCACGCCGCTATCCGCAGATCGTGTTTGCGGCGCAATATACCGGCGGGGAGGCCCGCACCCAACATGGCACGCGCAAGTTCCCGCTGCTGCGGCTCGGTTTCACCAATCGCGAAAAGAACGACATTCCGGAGCTCCCGGCGTACCCCATTGTCAGTCCGCTGCGATCAGGCACGCTCGGGTTGATCGACATTGATTACGATTTCCAGGACGATCAGGTGCCCCGTTGGGCGCCTCTCTTTGCCGAGGCGGCATTGACTGATTTCTGGCACATGGGCCTGCAGTTGGCGTGTATTGAACTGGGTGTGCCCCCCGGGTCGCTGCGGCGAGCCGGGGCGCATATCGAAATCTTCAATCCGGAGAGTGGAGAGGTGTTGCGTCGCATTCCGGTGACCGATCAGCAATTGCTGGAGATCAACTGGTTTTCCGACTGGGACGATCAGAACTACAACCCGCGCAGCAGCATTGCGGATGTCTTGATTGCGGGGGAGTGGTTGAACTCCGAAAATCCTGACGAACGCAAGCAGGCCGAGGAGTTTTTCCCGCGCTTCGCCGGGGCGACCGTCTTGATCGGGCCGGTCGATCCCCTCCTGCAGGATTTGGCGCCGACGCCGTTCGACGGTGATCCCGTACCCAAGGTTGGCGGCCACGGCAACCTGATCAAAACGATCATCAGCGAGCAATACCTGCAACGGACGCCCCCCTGGGTGATGTGGGCGGGAGTGTTGGGTCTGTCCATCGTGGTCACCAGCCTCGCAGTGTCAGGTGGCGCCCGCAGTCTTCTGGCCAAGCTGATCGCGTTGTTGGTGATCGCGGCCTACGCCATCATTGGCATCCATCAGTTCTCGGAAAACCATTTGATCCTGCCCATGGCGGCCCCGCTCGGGGCGGCATTCAGCACCGGCTTCATTGCCATTCTCTGGCAGCTGCTGCAGGAGGAAAAGCAAAAGGGCCGCATCAAAAACATGTTCGGCACCTACCTCGCGCCGGAACTGGTCAACCGCATGGTTGAGTCCAAGGAAGACCCGCAGCTCGGCGGCCACGAGGAGATCATCACGGCCTATTTTTCGGACATCCAGTCGTTCTCCACCTTCTCGGAGCTCATGCCCGCTTCCCAGTTGGTCGATCTGATGAACGAGTATCTCACGGCCTGCACCGACATCGTGCAGGAGGAACGCGGCACGCTCGACAAATACATCGGCGACGCCGTCGTGGCCATCTACGGCGCGCCGCTGCCGGTGCCCGATCACGCGTTCCGCGCCTGCACCGCCACCATCCGCGTGCAGAAGGCCATCGAGGAGCTGCGCCAGAAGTGGCGCAGCGAGGGCAACAAGTGGCCGCCGATCGTCCACTACCTGCGCGCGCGGCTCGGTCTCAACACCGGCTCGGCCATCGTGGGCAACATGGGCAGCCGTTCGCGCTTCAGCTACACCATGATGGGTGACAACGTGAACCTCGCCGCCCGCATGGAATCCGGCGCCAAGTCGCTCGGCGTTTACACCATGATCACCGAGGCCACCAAACTGGAGGCGGAGAAGCACGGTGGCGACAAGATCGTTTTCCGCTTCCTCGACAAGATCGTGGTGAAAGGCCGCACCCTGCCGGTGCCGGTCTACGAGGTGATGGGTTTTCGCGCCGACCTGCCCCAGACGGCCGCGGACTGCCTGGGACTCCACGCCCAGGCGATCGAGCGCTATCTGGCGCAGGATTGGGACGGAGCGATTCAGGTCTTCACCAAGAGCGCGGCCCTGGAGCCCTACCAGCCGAGCAAGGCCCATTTCATCGAGAGCAACCCGTCACTCATCATGATCGAGCGCTGCCACAAGATGAAGGAACACCCTCCGGCGCCCAACTGGGACGGAGTTTTCACCATGAAGGAGAAGTAA
- a CDS encoding FecR family protein, with protein sequence MKISTLLRFLSCAFVATALSVNVFGQTELGRIKAARVQGEVKKLNASAESPLKDGDDVVQTDTIVTGKGASVVLVFANGSSVRLGSESRLSIDQFLMDPLDAPITNPGALKEEPSKSKTTLNLTYGEMVGDVKKLNSSSSYSIKTPVGAAGIRGTIYRIVYRPSSDGKAFFQIQTAEGLVVMEGVTNTEVPVAEGKEVIVEIDTEKPEEAKVQTKDISPADAAVITSASQELVQTLQNATIDPTPPTPPPAENKEETPPPPPPPPPVQDSPDLTPGSGKA encoded by the coding sequence CAAACCGAACTCGGCAGAATCAAGGCCGCCCGCGTGCAGGGCGAAGTGAAAAAGCTCAATGCCTCCGCGGAATCGCCCCTCAAGGACGGAGACGACGTCGTGCAAACCGACACCATCGTGACCGGCAAGGGTGCCAGCGTGGTCTTGGTGTTTGCCAACGGTTCTTCGGTTCGCCTCGGTTCCGAGTCCCGTCTCAGCATTGATCAATTCCTGATGGATCCGCTTGATGCGCCCATCACCAATCCTGGCGCGCTCAAGGAGGAGCCGAGCAAGTCCAAGACCACGTTGAATCTCACTTACGGAGAAATGGTCGGTGACGTGAAGAAGCTGAACAGCTCGTCGAGTTACTCCATCAAGACCCCGGTCGGCGCGGCCGGTATCCGCGGCACCATCTATCGTATCGTTTACCGCCCCAGCTCGGACGGTAAGGCTTTCTTCCAGATTCAGACTGCCGAAGGTCTGGTCGTGATGGAAGGCGTGACCAACACCGAGGTGCCCGTTGCCGAAGGCAAGGAAGTGATCGTCGAAATCGACACCGAAAAGCCGGAAGAGGCCAAGGTCCAGACCAAGGATATTTCCCCGGCCGACGCCGCCGTCATCACGTCCGCTTCGCAGGAGCTCGTGCAGACGCTGCAGAACGCCACCATCGATCCCACGCCTCCAACTCCTCCGCCGGCGGAAAACAAGGAGGAGACGCCGCCGCCGCCGCCACCGCCGCCACCCGTGCAGGACTCGCCTGATCTCACTCCTGGTTCCGGCAAAGCCTGA
- a CDS encoding LpxI family protein, giving the protein MPSAFLPSDFDPKRPVVLIAGRGHYPVITAAAIRASGVPLRLIAMDDETELPLINSFPAGERVTLNVGQIGKMLDALKNFGAGYALMAGQVKPKKLFHGLTPDLKAAAILFSLKRRNAETIFGAIATEIEKLGVKLLDARAFIDDQMATPGNMAGPKLPTDPEYLEHGIHIAREIARLDIGQGCVVRKGTVLAVEAFEGTDDMLRRAGTFKTDETLFVKTVKTRQDFRFDVPVFGLRTLATMKEAGITAAALEAGKVIILEKPAVLKQAKDWGIALHGF; this is encoded by the coding sequence ATGCCTTCCGCCTTCCTGCCCTCAGATTTCGACCCCAAGCGTCCCGTCGTCCTGATCGCTGGCCGCGGCCATTATCCGGTCATCACTGCCGCCGCCATCCGTGCCTCCGGCGTGCCGTTGCGGCTGATCGCGATGGACGACGAAACCGAGCTGCCGCTGATCAACTCCTTTCCCGCCGGCGAGCGCGTCACGCTCAACGTCGGCCAGATCGGCAAGATGCTCGATGCGTTGAAAAACTTCGGCGCCGGCTACGCGCTCATGGCTGGCCAGGTGAAGCCCAAGAAACTCTTCCACGGCCTCACACCCGACCTCAAGGCCGCCGCCATTCTCTTCTCCCTGAAGCGGCGCAACGCCGAAACCATCTTCGGCGCCATCGCCACTGAGATCGAGAAACTGGGCGTTAAGCTCCTCGACGCCCGAGCCTTCATCGACGACCAGATGGCCACCCCCGGCAACATGGCCGGGCCCAAGCTTCCGACCGACCCCGAATATCTCGAACACGGCATCCACATCGCCCGCGAAATCGCACGCCTCGACATCGGACAGGGCTGCGTCGTGCGCAAGGGCACCGTGCTCGCCGTCGAGGCCTTCGAGGGCACCGACGACATGCTCCGGCGCGCCGGCACCTTCAAGACCGATGAGACGCTCTTCGTTAAAACCGTGAAGACTCGCCAGGACTTCCGCTTTGACGTGCCCGTCTTCGGCCTCCGCACCCTCGCCACCATGAAGGAAGCCGGCATCACCGCCGCCGCCCTGGAAGCCGGCAAGGTTATCATCCTCGAGAAGCCGGCCGTGCTGAAACAAGCCAAGGACTGGGGCATCGCCCTCCACGGCTTCTGA
- a CDS encoding tRNA dihydrouridine synthase: MIHDTSASARTLPPPIRPGQPLTALAPMQDVTDLPFMRVMAHYGAPDYYFTEFFRVHAQSRPEKHIVRSIVENQTGRPVFAQLIGEEIPHMVRTVKELLKLPVAGIDLNMGCPAPKIYKKNVGGGLLRDPAKIDELIGALRDAVPGRFTVKMRIGFDSTDNYRPILDLINKHGVDLLSVHGRTVKEGYRSDVHYDFIATAARTVRCPVLANGNVTSAPKAAEVVDQTGAAGIMIGRHAIRNPWVFRQCRERFAGTPVFAPALADVREYVDRLYRETRTPEIPEAAHVAKMKKYLNFVGQGVDPEGKFLFDMRRAMTEAELFAVCDRHLLTEPARPFADEPYAGVIARPNCETPVESCSLDTVTA; the protein is encoded by the coding sequence ATGATCCACGACACTTCGGCGTCCGCCCGCACCCTCCCCCCGCCCATCCGGCCCGGCCAGCCGCTCACCGCGCTCGCCCCCATGCAGGATGTCACCGACCTGCCCTTCATGCGGGTGATGGCGCACTACGGCGCGCCGGATTACTACTTCACCGAGTTCTTCCGCGTCCACGCGCAATCGCGACCCGAGAAGCACATCGTCCGTTCGATCGTCGAGAACCAGACCGGCCGCCCGGTCTTCGCCCAGCTCATCGGCGAGGAAATCCCCCACATGGTTCGCACGGTGAAGGAACTGCTGAAGCTCCCGGTCGCGGGCATCGACCTCAACATGGGCTGCCCCGCCCCGAAGATCTACAAGAAGAACGTCGGCGGCGGCCTGCTCCGCGACCCGGCCAAGATTGACGAACTCATCGGCGCCCTCCGCGACGCCGTGCCCGGCCGCTTCACGGTCAAGATGCGCATCGGCTTCGATTCCACCGACAATTATCGCCCCATCCTCGATCTCATCAACAAGCACGGCGTGGATCTGCTGAGCGTCCACGGCCGCACGGTGAAGGAAGGCTACCGGAGCGACGTGCATTACGACTTCATCGCCACCGCCGCGCGCACCGTCCGCTGCCCCGTGCTGGCCAACGGCAATGTCACCTCCGCCCCCAAGGCCGCCGAGGTCGTGGACCAGACCGGGGCCGCCGGCATCATGATCGGCCGCCACGCCATCCGAAACCCATGGGTTTTCCGCCAGTGCCGGGAGCGCTTCGCCGGCACGCCGGTTTTTGCCCCCGCGCTCGCCGACGTCCGCGAATATGTGGACCGGCTTTATCGCGAGACCCGGACGCCCGAAATTCCCGAGGCCGCCCACGTCGCCAAGATGAAGAAATACCTGAACTTTGTCGGCCAGGGAGTGGATCCCGAGGGAAAATTCCTCTTCGACATGCGCCGCGCCATGACCGAGGCGGAGCTGTTTGCCGTTTGCGACCGTCACTTGCTGACCGAACCGGCCAGGCCGTTTGCCGACGAGCCCTATGCCGGAGTGATTGCCCGGCCCAACTGCGAAACTCCGGTGGAAAGCTGCTCGCTCGACACGGTGACAGCCTGA
- a CDS encoding GumC family protein translates to MSSPDFSPHSASVKHGASLHGNEPHVSERRTLRDYYIMLRERLWIALPVAVIVALGFGYVKSTETKMYASTATMQFERPERVVLNEQVVDTSIRHDVDLNTYLQILTSGKLRQMVAQSLTAEEVRILQRPYLGELAPGENPPPVGQLLGSMSPQSIRNSFLIHISVTNRDPQGAALLANRYVEQFMRYLFENAGGKNEDAVNFLRSRADELRKDSETAEGRLQDYRRKHNLVSLDNSINIISDRLRGYNTSLTDARNARIAIENRLAQIERMQQAGGNLLDIDYISAYGNVAALKTQLTDLQNQQSILSERYLERHPKMINVANSIDVLTAQIKTDIAQAIAALRAQHETLKQTEASYVREYKEAEKEQLRLGELSVEFKSLENQAAVAKNNYLQILDRLAQATTSKNLENIPVKPLDQALPAGAPYTPNLRNIIKTSLGLGLLVFVGVAVGLSFVDDRVKSAWDIEGFIGAHLLGIIPELGDVPDTEKHSLVNSNKASPGSEAFLSVYSAVKIQSKLDFPKSILVTSTIPGEGKTMISCNLAASFARHGKRVLIIDCDMRRPMLHRHFQLPNEAGLLAWFEAGAKIPEDPFTDASLGLTKAEENLFLLRSGGRSKSPTEFLENPIFGQFIEAMKQHFDLIVVDSPPMGAVTDSLLISERTDEVIYVCRFNRAYRKHIRLYIKQLRESKNELLGVVLNGLSPRRIEYYSNYRYYRSYKKYYGSQS, encoded by the coding sequence ATGTCTTCCCCGGATTTTTCCCCCCACTCCGCCTCGGTCAAGCACGGCGCCTCGCTCCACGGCAACGAGCCGCACGTCTCCGAGCGCCGTACGCTCCGGGATTACTACATCATGCTCCGTGAGCGCCTGTGGATCGCGCTGCCGGTGGCGGTGATCGTGGCCCTGGGTTTTGGTTACGTGAAGTCCACCGAGACCAAGATGTATGCAAGCACGGCCACGATGCAGTTCGAACGCCCCGAGCGTGTCGTGCTCAACGAGCAGGTCGTGGACACCTCCATCCGCCACGACGTCGATCTCAACACCTACCTGCAGATCCTCACCAGCGGCAAGCTGCGGCAGATGGTGGCCCAGTCGCTGACCGCCGAGGAGGTCCGCATTCTCCAGCGCCCCTACCTGGGTGAACTCGCCCCCGGCGAGAATCCCCCGCCGGTCGGCCAGCTCCTGGGCAGCATGTCGCCCCAGTCCATCCGCAACAGCTTCCTGATCCACATCTCCGTCACCAACCGCGACCCCCAGGGCGCCGCGCTGCTCGCCAACCGCTACGTCGAGCAGTTCATGCGCTACCTCTTCGAAAACGCCGGCGGCAAGAACGAGGACGCCGTCAATTTCCTCCGCAGCCGCGCCGATGAGCTGCGCAAGGACTCGGAAACCGCGGAGGGGCGGCTGCAGGACTATCGCCGCAAGCACAACCTCGTCTCCCTCGACAACAGCATCAACATCATCAGCGACCGGCTGCGCGGGTATAACACCAGCCTCACCGATGCCCGCAATGCCCGTATCGCCATCGAGAACCGCCTCGCCCAGATCGAGCGCATGCAGCAGGCCGGCGGCAACCTGCTCGATATCGATTACATCTCGGCCTACGGCAACGTCGCCGCCCTCAAGACCCAGCTGACCGACCTGCAGAACCAGCAGTCCATCCTCAGCGAACGCTACCTCGAGCGGCACCCCAAGATGATCAACGTCGCCAACTCGATCGACGTGCTCACCGCCCAGATCAAGACGGACATCGCACAGGCCATTGCCGCGCTGCGGGCGCAGCACGAAACCCTGAAGCAGACGGAGGCCTCCTACGTCCGGGAGTACAAGGAGGCGGAGAAAGAGCAGCTGCGGCTCGGCGAACTCTCCGTGGAGTTCAAGAGCCTCGAAAACCAGGCCGCCGTCGCGAAGAACAATTATCTCCAGATCCTCGACCGCCTCGCCCAGGCCACCACCTCCAAGAATCTGGAGAACATCCCGGTCAAGCCGCTCGACCAGGCCTTGCCCGCCGGCGCCCCCTACACCCCGAACCTCCGCAACATCATCAAAACCTCGCTCGGCCTCGGCCTGCTGGTGTTCGTCGGCGTGGCCGTCGGCCTCAGCTTCGTGGATGACCGGGTGAAGAGCGCGTGGGACATCGAGGGCTTCATCGGCGCCCACCTGCTCGGCATCATCCCCGAACTCGGCGATGTGCCCGACACGGAGAAGCACTCGCTCGTCAACAGCAACAAGGCCTCGCCCGGCTCGGAGGCCTTCCTGAGTGTATACAGCGCGGTGAAGATCCAGTCGAAGCTCGATTTCCCGAAGTCCATCCTCGTCACCAGCACGATCCCCGGCGAGGGCAAGACGATGATCAGCTGCAATCTCGCGGCCTCGTTCGCCCGCCACGGCAAGCGCGTGCTGATCATCGACTGCGACATGCGCCGCCCGATGCTGCACCGCCACTTCCAGCTGCCCAACGAGGCTGGCCTGCTGGCCTGGTTCGAGGCCGGCGCCAAGATCCCCGAGGATCCCTTCACCGACGCTTCGCTTGGCCTGACCAAGGCCGAGGAAAATCTCTTCCTGCTGCGCTCCGGCGGCCGCTCCAAGAGCCCCACGGAATTCCTCGAGAACCCCATTTTCGGCCAATTTATCGAGGCGATGAAGCAGCACTTCGACCTGATCGTCGTGGACTCGCCGCCGATGGGCGCGGTCACCGACTCGCTGCTCATCTCGGAGCGCACCGACGAGGTCATCTACGTCTGCCGCTTCAACCGGGCCTACCGGAAACACATCCGGCTCTACATCAAGCAGCTCAGGGAAAGCAAAAACGAGCTGCTCGGGGTCGTCCTCAACGGACTTTCACCCCGGCGGATCGAGTATTACTCGAACTACCGCTACTACCGCAGCTACAAGAAATACTACGGCTCGCAGTCCTGA
- a CDS encoding polysaccharide biosynthesis/export family protein, protein MTTLRLLALATLLCAGLVAVCGQAPEKKNYIHTLTLADRVRIVVYQEEDLTSLTRIDARGRVNLPLIGEIAIGGMSVVEAQGAIENAYKDGRFLRNPQVTVSVEEYAPREVSIQGAIRTPGRYTLPIESTLTVVELVTKAGGLTDIGKGSAVTVTRILPDGTRKVFTVDVDSVIKGRKDSKTDDSTLLLQPGDIVYVPERLI, encoded by the coding sequence ATGACTACCCTCCGCCTCCTTGCCCTGGCCACCTTGCTCTGCGCCGGCTTGGTCGCCGTCTGCGGCCAGGCCCCGGAGAAGAAGAATTACATCCACACGCTGACGCTGGCCGACCGGGTTCGCATTGTTGTTTATCAGGAGGAGGACCTCACCAGTCTCACCCGCATTGATGCCCGCGGCCGGGTCAACCTGCCGCTCATCGGCGAAATCGCGATCGGCGGCATGTCGGTCGTCGAAGCGCAGGGCGCCATTGAAAACGCCTACAAGGACGGCCGCTTCCTCCGCAACCCGCAGGTCACCGTCAGCGTCGAGGAATACGCGCCGCGTGAGGTCTCCATCCAGGGCGCGATCCGCACCCCCGGTCGTTACACCCTTCCGATCGAGTCCACCCTCACCGTCGTCGAACTCGTCACCAAGGCCGGCGGCCTCACCGACATCGGCAAAGGCTCGGCGGTTACCGTCACCCGCATCCTGCCCGACGGCACGAGGAAAGTCTTCACTGTGGACGTGGATAGTGTCATCAAGGGCCGGAAAGACAGCAAAACCGATGATTCCACCCTGCTGCTGCAACCAGGCGACATTGTTTACGTGCCGGAACGTCTGATCTGA
- a CDS encoding bifunctional nuclease family protein, with translation MPADIVEVSIKGLMPTANGCAVFLGNDDKTFVIYVDPSVGSAISMTINGVKKERPLTHDLIGHLLMGFEISLERIVINDVNEGTYFARIILHMQNELGRKFLELDARPSDSIVLALQQKRPIFVASKVFEVVEDMSEILERVLKQQKEENKDEPDE, from the coding sequence ATGCCCGCCGATATCGTCGAAGTCTCCATCAAAGGCCTGATGCCCACAGCCAACGGCTGTGCTGTTTTTCTGGGCAACGATGACAAGACCTTCGTCATCTACGTGGACCCGAGCGTCGGCAGCGCGATCTCCATGACGATCAACGGGGTGAAGAAAGAACGCCCGCTCACCCATGACCTGATCGGCCACCTGCTGATGGGCTTCGAGATCAGTCTGGAGCGCATCGTCATCAACGACGTCAACGAGGGCACCTACTTCGCCCGGATCATCCTGCACATGCAGAATGAGCTGGGTCGCAAGTTTCTCGAGCTCGACGCCCGCCCCAGCGACTCGATCGTCCTTGCTCTACAGCAGAAGCGCCCGATTTTTGTCGCCAGCAAGGTCTTTGAAGTCGTCGAGGACATGAGCGAAATCCTCGAGCGCGTGCTCAAGCAGCAAAAAGAGGAAAACAAGGACGAGCCCGACGAGTAG
- a CDS encoding outer membrane beta-barrel protein, with the protein MILPSRHLRPVRTSVLLAVACVAAAPSPALLNIDGTKNQIFVFGGVGFGYDSNIFSQRDGEGDYSITAHAGTELKRRAGIISVDATARVDYVRYGEFTEENAWNPRFSVEFGKSSGRTTGSLKISAYRESRADNAINLRTNSWSLPVEFGLRYPINEKLYLTSTTGYLRRTYRDNAALLDYTDWSEALDLYYVYTSKLDLFAGYRIRSSRTSDSRRSLDHWFNLGATGGLFSKMSGTVRFGYQLRDVRGEDQYGQFSASASVNWPITRKLLLSLQGSRDFSTIATGTSVDSTSAALTALYTYSSKLDFHAMLSAGRNNFLNESVARKDTYFSWETGARYRMNDHLQMGVTYSYLKNRSSLLLADFDNHGFAFDVSSRY; encoded by the coding sequence ATGATCCTCCCGTCACGCCACCTGCGCCCCGTCCGCACCAGCGTCCTGCTGGCCGTAGCGTGCGTCGCGGCGGCACCGTCCCCCGCCCTGCTCAACATCGACGGCACCAAGAACCAGATCTTCGTCTTCGGCGGGGTGGGCTTCGGTTACGACAGCAACATTTTCTCCCAACGCGATGGCGAGGGTGACTACAGCATCACCGCCCACGCGGGCACGGAGCTGAAACGCCGCGCGGGCATCATCTCGGTGGACGCGACCGCGCGCGTGGACTACGTGCGCTACGGCGAATTCACCGAGGAGAACGCCTGGAATCCTCGCTTCTCGGTGGAGTTCGGCAAGTCCTCCGGCCGCACCACCGGCTCGCTGAAGATCTCCGCCTACCGCGAAAGCCGGGCCGACAACGCCATCAACCTGCGCACCAATTCCTGGAGCCTGCCCGTCGAGTTCGGTCTGCGCTACCCGATCAACGAGAAGCTCTACCTGACCTCCACCACCGGCTACCTCCGTCGCACCTACCGCGACAACGCCGCCCTGCTGGACTACACCGACTGGTCCGAGGCGCTGGACCTCTACTACGTCTATACCTCCAAGCTGGACCTGTTCGCCGGCTACCGCATCCGCTCCTCCCGCACCTCCGACTCGCGCCGCAGCCTGGACCACTGGTTCAACCTGGGCGCCACGGGCGGCCTCTTCTCCAAGATGTCGGGCACGGTCCGCTTCGGTTATCAGTTGCGCGACGTGCGCGGCGAGGATCAATACGGCCAGTTCAGCGCCAGCGCCTCGGTCAACTGGCCCATCACCCGCAAACTGCTGCTCAGCCTGCAGGGCTCCCGCGACTTCAGCACCATTGCCACGGGCACCTCGGTGGACTCCACCTCCGCCGCCCTGACCGCCCTCTACACTTACAGCAGCAAGCTCGACTTCCACGCCATGCTTTCGGCCGGACGCAACAACTTCCTGAACGAGAGCGTCGCCCGCAAGGACACCTACTTCTCCTGGGAGACCGGCGCCCGCTACCGCATGAACGACCATCTCCAGATGGGCGTCACCTACAGCTATCTCAAGAACAGGTCCTCGCTTCTGCTGGCCGACTTCGATAACCACGGGTTCGCCTTCGACGTTTCCAGCCGCTACTGA